In the Neodiprion virginianus isolate iyNeoVirg1 chromosome 2, iyNeoVirg1.1, whole genome shotgun sequence genome, cTTCATAAATTATCCACGATACGGACGAAAATTCAGATCCTAGTATTAAAGACGTAACATTTCGTGGTGATAAGACGATTGTCATTTGATAATGCTTGCGAAGTTTGCTATTTTAATTCATTCGCGGCTATCCAGTCGAACTTCGTGTCCTATGATTATACTCTTGACGCAAATCACTTTGACCCGTGCGGTAAAATCTGTTAGCGCGTTTATTCGGGCGATGAAAGTGACGATAATAATGACATGGAAGTTAAAGATCCCGCGAATTAGTCACTCTGATATCGCGTATTCCTGCAATAATGCAACGGACTACGATAAACCGTAACGAATGtcattcaaatgaaaaatctagGTGAGCATTCTGTCAGAAATCACCGAATGTGTCTCCTTTCGAAACAGCAAATTTTTCATATGCTTGCACATTTTCACCACCTTTCAgaatttgtgtatatatatatataaactttGGGGAATTAagccaattttattttattaattttttgtcagtTCTCTTTAGATATGACAAGCTACATTCtgtgttgttcttttttttcatcctaaTCCAGCATCGAATTTAAATTTACTTGAGAATTGATTCATCTCCATTCTTTCGTAATACTTAGTTATCGTGTTGCTTTTCTAGTATTGACGATTTCTCGTCTAATCACGTGTACAGAGAGTgagttattatattattacaaattcTCTCCGTTTTGTATTCCTGATCGGATGCTACAACAAAGTGTcgttaattatataaattcGACAAAGCGATCGGAATATTTgcatatataattaatttaataccTAATGAATCTAATCGCGATAAGAAACAAGTACGAGATTAATAATGTACCACGCCAATCCATGTACGATCGCGTGTCATATATTAAATACGAAAATCGCTATGTTGCCAAGttaagatttaaaaataaataatgacaataataataataacaacaataataaatataataataataacaataatatcatTCGTCGCGCACATGAATTGATCACCTGACTCATTTCAAATACGAAAACTCATGTATCGAATTCAACTGatgcaaaattaaaaatactttgTTCTATTTACATGGTTTCGAAGCTATAGCACTTGTACTTTCGTTAATTAAGTTTAGTACATAAATCCGTTTTGGTTTTGagtttagcaattttttttagtgCCATTTTCTTTTACGAAACGTTCTGTGATATGCTTTGTTGTTAGTATTATCCATTGatgttattaataattattcagcGGCTTATATGGTGAATAATTTCTCTAGCCTCCAGGCACTGGCAGAGACATAGATGGAGAAAAATACAAGGACTTTACATTTGATCATTCCTACTGGTCGTATGACAGCGAGGATGAAAACTACGCTTCACAGGAAGAGGTATGAGGCatctgtgataaaaaaaaaactatgacGTTGTAGCTTGCCTGTTTATTTTAAAAAGTTGATAAAACGATATTGCTATAATGCCAGACATGTCAGTTACTTGTTCAGTAATGTGTGACTGAAGACTGGTGAATTGATTAACGAAGGAGAAGTGAACCTGCCAAATTGATTACCAAACATAACTTAATCATGTATATTTCATGCAAATAATTTCAGGTTTTCTATGATCTGGGTACCGACGTGATAGAAAGTGCCTTCTCAGGCTACAATGCCTGTGTTTTCGCCTATGGTCAAACGGGATCTGGAAAAACATTTACAATGATGGGTACTCCGGTAAATGCGccaattcatattttatattcacaTAAATCTAATTCCACTGGAAATTGTATGCAACCTAAATTCATCCTCCCTGGTTGGATCGAATCCATCAATTTTTGGCAATCGCGATATTATTTCTTTGTAAGAAATTTATCTTGGGTGCACAGTTCTTGAAGTGTTGTTGAAGTAATTAAAATCCCAATGAGCGATCCAAAAATTGACTATATATTTTTGGGTttgaaagttttcattttttcgtgGAGGCTTAAAATAttagaaagagaagaaaacagaaaaatacgtatattttttcctcagcaGAAATTCTGATAACttggtttttcaattattttgcaCAGGAATCTCAAGGCCTTATACCTCGGATCTGTAAGACTTTGTTCGCACGAATGGCGGCGGGGAAAGAAAGTGGTGCTTCGTACAGAACAGAGGTATCTTTTTTGGAAATTCATAATGAGAGAGTAAGAGACTTGTTGAGGCCCGAACAATCTCAGTCGCATTCTTTAAGGGTGCGAGAACACCCAAAACGCGGGCCTTACGTACAAGACCTGTCCAATCATCTGGTGTACGACTACTCTGATATTCAGGTAATCAATCAAACTTTATTGTTTCTTAGAAAGCGAACGATTTTTCACTAAAATATTGCTGATTGATTTACTAAAATATCATTGTAATTCCCCCAATTATGCAATAGCAAATATATTGCACGCAGTAAATTtgtgaagaataaaatttatatttacatgatttatgatttatatttttcaggaGTGTATGGTCAGAGGAAATACACACAGAACCACAGCAAGCACAAATATGAACGATGTCAGTAGTCGGAGTCACGCAATATTTACTATAACATTTGTTCAGGCTGGTTTCTCCGGCAATATGCCATCAGAAACAGTTTCAAAAGTGCATCTGGTAGACTTGGCTGGAAGGTAATATATTTTCCTACACGTTCACAGCATTGATATGTATCTCTACACATAACCCGTTGCgcacaaaaaaattgtaggtGATCTAAATGTGTTACTAATATTATACTTGCTTACAATCgacaattattgtaaaaaagttttcctcTTGTACAAATAACAGCACAAAACAAGCGTAAAACTTATCCATTACATTTCCTTAtaacatatttaaaaaaccAACTCAAAATGTTGTCTATTCAAATGATTAGCGAGAGGGCGGATGCTACGGGAGCAACGGGTCAGCGTCTGAAAGAAGGTGCTCACATAAACAAATCCTTGGTAACACTGGGCTCAGTGATATCGGCCTTAGCCGAAGTCAGTTCGAGCTCGTGTTCGAGTGACTCTAATTCTAAGCGCAACATCTTCATTCCGTATCGAGACAGTGTGTTAACTTGGTTACTGAAGGACTCTTTGGGCGGTAATTCTAAGACAATCATGATCGCTGCTGTCAGTCCAGCGGATTGCAACTACGGCGAGACGCTTAGTACTCTTCGATATGCAAACCGAGCAAAGAATATCATCAACAAACCTACAATTAATGAAGATGCCAATGTCAAACTGATCAGGGAACTCAGGGAGGAAATACAGAAGCTCAAATCTCTTATTGACAAAGATGCGgtgagaattattaattcttaCTCAATTAATGcattaatttttgtattctttAATGAGAAATATGAAAAGGAATACTCTAAAGTCAAGCCAAAACAAACTAACATTtcttaaatattatttcaaacctGTTTATACAAAACTCTTTGCATATTAGCATATAGTATCCTCTTTCCATGTAAACCATTCACAGGATTTTATGCAGAAACATAAAAGCAATAATTAAATTCGCACATGATAATTCAGAATATCCTAAACTCGTCATTTTTTAACGAATCCTCTTAATAATTGAATGTTTTTGTCAGCAGAGCGTGGAAAGACCGCCGCAAGTGTTACTTGCGCAAATTCatgaaaaacaagaacaaGAAAAGGTGCTAACTGAAGAATgggctgaaaaatggcgagaAACTCAATTGATCCTGCAGGAACAGCGAGCTTTGGGTCTTCGCAAAAGTGGAGTTGGCGTTGTTCTTGATTCTGAAATGCCACATCTCGTTGGGATAGACGATGATTTACTGAGCACTGGAGTCACTCTCTATCACttaaaagaaggaaaaacCTTGATCGGCACCGAGGATGCCACGACGCCTCAGGTAGTGTGAATTGAATTGCTTCCGATCAGAGTGGGAAAAAAGGCAAATAAAAAAGTCTACATTTTGTTTACAGCAACTGGAATACATAagtatttttggaaaaaaaagttatatgAATGTGTtgatgaaaatgattgaaagAATAAGGTACTTTTGAGTTGCAAAAAGGCTTAGAGAACCCTGATCTGGCTGATTTTATGTGGAATAAAATGTTTCCCTACTTATTAAAATATAGCCCCATCTAGTTTGGTCTAGTATTATCATATCCCATAAAGTTTTTGACATGGCTTGACCAAAATATTGTTGTATGGTTGATAGGATATAGTCTTATCAGGCATTGACGTTGAACCTGAACACTGTGTGGTGGAATTGAATGAGGGAATTGCGACACTTCATCCGCTCTCAGCCCATTGTTGGATAAATACAGCACAGGTTGACAAAGCAACGAGGTTATCGCAGGGGTGCATAATACTTCTCGGACGAAATAACATGTTCCGTTATAACGATCCAGCAGAGGCTGCAAAGCTTAGAAAAGAAGGTGGAATTGGAAATGGCAATTTACAATCGGTAGTCAATCTTTCCAGACTGTCTCTTCTCAGTTGGAGCGTTTCTGACCTCCACACTTCGTCTTCGAATGACAATCTCCTTAATTCGAGCGAGGACCTTAGGGCTATAGAAGAACTGGAGCATCAGAAGGCTCTTCTTCTCAAAGAAAAGGAAGACTTCAAGGTAGAAACTTAATTTTTAACTTAGTTTTTACATTAAAAGATTTGCGTATTAGGttcatttcttcaaagttGACGATCGAAGGGTTGCGTATTCCATtttttggcatttttttgGTCTCACGTTTGTTTGACTCCATAACATCTTGTTTCTTCATTAGCGAGAgcaagaagaaagagaagagagatgGGCAGCTCGAAGAGAAGCTTTAGAAGGAGCACAACGAGAGCTGGAGAGAGAATGGGGTGCGCAGTGGAGAGAATGGGCTGAAGCTCTTGCGCAGCTTGAAGCACGACAGCAAGATTTAAGGTCTAGGCGGAATGCGCTGGAACAGGAACGACGAGATGAAATGACTCAAGTAAGTGATCCTAACACAGATATAATATCTGCAAAAAATCAGT is a window encoding:
- the LOC124298836 gene encoding kinesin-like protein Klp98A isoform X3, with amino-acid sequence MASVRVAVRVRPFNKRELAMNAKLIIQMDGKRTRIFNTKPPGTGRDIDGEKYKDFTFDHSYWSYDSEDENYASQEEVFYDLGTDVIESAFSGYNACVFAYGQTGSGKTFTMMGTPESQGLIPRICKTLFARMAAGKESGASYRTEVSFLEIHNERVRDLLRPEQSQSHSLRVREHPKRGPYVQDLSNHLVYDYSDIQECMVRGNTHRTTASTNMNDVSSRSHAIFTITFVQAGFSGNMPSETVSKVHLVDLAGSERADATGATGQRLKEGAHINKSLVTLGSVISALAEVSSSSCSSDSNSKRNIFIPYRDSVLTWLLKDSLGGNSKTIMIAAVSPADCNYGETLSTLRYANRAKNIINKPTINEDANVKLIRELREEIQKLKSLIDKDASVERPPQVLLAQIHEKQEQEKVLTEEWAEKWRETQLILQEQRALGLRKSGVGVVLDSEMPHLVGIDDDLLSTGVTLYHLKEGKTLIGTEDATTPQDIVLSGIDVEPEHCVVELNEGIATLHPLSAHCWINTAQVDKATRLSQGCIILLGRNNMFRYNDPAEAAKLRKEGGIGNGNLQSVVNLSRLSLLSWSVSDLHTSSSNDNLLNSSEDLRAIEELEHQKALLLKEKEDFKREQEEREERWAARREALEGAQRELEREWGAQWREWAEALAQLEARQQDLRSRRNALEQERRDEMTQTGDGVSSDISTPESWSSLNDADSAHAVRELVNNHRKELTALENELQDKVKSLNEHRRKVDSIDVELFDVADEHQKILNLDLERGEVSEKKLLLAKRTQEQLQEIMNRKQSLSLDLKRVGPSSSCNDSLNGEDVTSQSDLKSLQDECNRKLKIASAVNLLYNYDPPLSVETTDTFHTAAADSPEFLKGFREDEEQNEEAENKTKSEYVTAKEDCGPGTSTGPDPSPDIEHSEKVVQEDVKKSMKEDEHLLDEKVQDTFECNDKKDNNLLSESASTESLTNHESPQHQTLRRLQQRIARQKMIIMRLLEINAPCKEDLNRQIGVLQELQKQQIELEALLIEKKPSNHDAGRTEKRIPAIDQDPYMRVVDSQDNFGQNSNLTDKNSFSNFNDFQSQQSSVSEISQQPTLMRNSPSQTYTSVYLTQSRDRSDHLSSPYSLTITRSLPSLIASESENENVINMIVSVPSYIVRGAGASSHYEYEVRVAARDDSWTLLRRYRRFRELNIMMRQKYGAKIGTIPFPPRQFFKKSEAIARQRRKQLEVYLRRLIQACAELPLCQPLYKYNTDLSQIDKQSLLEFSVFFRRGTFESSKYGTS